In the genome of Raphanus sativus cultivar WK10039 chromosome 4, ASM80110v3, whole genome shotgun sequence, one region contains:
- the LOC108837090 gene encoding nuclear cap-binding protein subunit 2 isoform X2 has protein sequence MASLFKEQAKLSAYRDRRFSGTQEEFEEALRTSSTVYIGNVSFYTTEEQIYELFSRAGEIKKIIMGLDKNTKTPCGFCFVLFYSREDTEDAVKYISGTILDDRPIRVDFDWGFQEGRQWGRGRSGGQVRDEYRTDYDPARGGYGKLVQKELEAQRQLVDYGTGSLGGSYPAPAPSNYERRGGPRGGGGYGQGGSNRHGRDFHRKRQRDDDRHGRDNTRRNSDHETRRDSDHDMRPEKNPRFRESGDSDDDGEDDRKKS, from the exons ATGGCTTCTTTGTTCAAG GAGCAAGCAAAGCTCTCGGCTTATCGAGACAGAAGGTTCTCAGGCACACAGGAGGAGTTCGAGGAGGCGTTAAGGACCTCTTCCACCGTTTACATTGGGAACGTCTCTTTCTACACAACGGAAGAGCAGATTTACGAGCTTTTCTCCAGGGCAGGAGAGATTAAAAAGATTATCATGGGACTCGACAAGAACACCAAAACCCCCTGTGGTTTCTGTTTCGTCCT GTTCTACTCGAGAGAGGACACAGAGGATGCAGTCAAGTATATAAGTGGCACCATTCTTGATGACCGCCCTATTCGTGTTGATTTTGATTGGGGCTTCCAAGAAGGAAGGCAATGGGGACGTGGTAGAAGCGGTGGCCAG GTTCGAGATGAATACCGTACAGATTATGATCCTG CTAGAGGTGGTTATGGAAAATTAGTTCAGAAGGAACTCGAAGCACAGAGACAGCTCGTAGATTACGGTACTGGTTCACTTGGAGGATCCTACCCTGCACCCGCCCCATCCAATT ATGAAAGGCGTGGTGGACCTCGTGGTGGGGGAGGATATGGCCAAGGAGGATCAAATCGCCATGGAAGAG ATTTTCATCGGAAGCGTCAAAGGGATGATGATCGTCATGGACGCGACAACACAAGAAGAAACTCAGATCATGAGACTAGGAGAGACTCTGATCATGACATGAGACCG GAAAAGAACCCACGATTCCGTGAGAGCGGTGACTCGGACGATGACGGTGAAGATGATCGGAAGAAGTCTTAA
- the LOC108837090 gene encoding nuclear cap-binding protein subunit 2 isoform X1 produces the protein MASLFKEQAKLSAYRDRRFSGTQEEFEEALRTSSTVYIGNVSFYTTEEQIYELFSRAGEIKKIIMGLDKNTKTPCGFCFVLFYSREDTEDAVKYISGTILDDRPIRVDFDWGFQEGRQWGRGRSGGQVRDEYRTDYDPARGGYGKLVQKELEAQRQLVDYGTGSLGGSYPAPAPSNYERRGGPRGGGGYGQGGSNRHGRGGDFHRKRQRDDDRHGRDNTRRNSDHETRRDSDHDMRPEKNPRFRESGDSDDDGEDDRKKS, from the exons ATGGCTTCTTTGTTCAAG GAGCAAGCAAAGCTCTCGGCTTATCGAGACAGAAGGTTCTCAGGCACACAGGAGGAGTTCGAGGAGGCGTTAAGGACCTCTTCCACCGTTTACATTGGGAACGTCTCTTTCTACACAACGGAAGAGCAGATTTACGAGCTTTTCTCCAGGGCAGGAGAGATTAAAAAGATTATCATGGGACTCGACAAGAACACCAAAACCCCCTGTGGTTTCTGTTTCGTCCT GTTCTACTCGAGAGAGGACACAGAGGATGCAGTCAAGTATATAAGTGGCACCATTCTTGATGACCGCCCTATTCGTGTTGATTTTGATTGGGGCTTCCAAGAAGGAAGGCAATGGGGACGTGGTAGAAGCGGTGGCCAG GTTCGAGATGAATACCGTACAGATTATGATCCTG CTAGAGGTGGTTATGGAAAATTAGTTCAGAAGGAACTCGAAGCACAGAGACAGCTCGTAGATTACGGTACTGGTTCACTTGGAGGATCCTACCCTGCACCCGCCCCATCCAATT ATGAAAGGCGTGGTGGACCTCGTGGTGGGGGAGGATATGGCCAAGGAGGATCAAATCGCCATGGAAGAGGTGGAG ATTTTCATCGGAAGCGTCAAAGGGATGATGATCGTCATGGACGCGACAACACAAGAAGAAACTCAGATCATGAGACTAGGAGAGACTCTGATCATGACATGAGACCG GAAAAGAACCCACGATTCCGTGAGAGCGGTGACTCGGACGATGACGGTGAAGATGATCGGAAGAAGTCTTAA